GTTGTAGAACGTATAATGTATGAGTCCACAATTTGTCCATATATTGCACagcaacaaacaacaaacaacaaacaatgtCGGACGGGCTGTACATagaattttgtttctccCGCAAttcaatcttcttcaagCTTAAGCCTTGAGAGATTGTAATTGATATTGGTTTTCATTCTCGACAATCTATTGATTCAAgtttaaacttttttaaGAAATCTAAGACACTTTATGCGCCTCCAAGTCTCGCTCAACTTAACAACAGATCGCACACACCATTCCGTAAATGACTACTTGTAAAACAGTTCTTACCAACCAAGATTCAGTTGCAAAGTGGCAACACTGTACACTTGACAACTTTCTAGAACAAGAGTTAATTATTATAGTTTGGTGCCCAGGACGTGCGACAGtgcttctttctctttagCTCTACCTTGTTATCTGCTATTGTGTGTGGAGTACTTGAAACTAGCTGCTTAGAGAGAAATAGGAGTAAACTTCCAGTGGGCTCTTTTCAACCCAAATGCCAATTTATTGTTCTTCAGTTGATTGTGTTTTGTGCGTGTGAGCCATTTGTGTGTGTATTTGCTGTGTGTGTCTTTTGATTGTCGTGTGTAGTGTGTGAAGATCAAAACCTTTTTACGCACTTAACTCCTCCCTCCTCCTGCgtataattttttttattaaaCCTTTCTATTCTCggtttaatttttcactgTCCGTTTTCCATAGCTTTTAGTACGACACAAAACATGTTAAAAAGGAGCACAGCTTGATTTATAGTGGTTGTAAGGCAAATACGCAATTACTTTGTAGATGATTAAATATAATCCAAACTGGGAAACACACACGCCCATGGCTTATAGAGAAAACTCGACAAAATGTATTTTATCCAAAACAATGTTTCACAAGTAATCAAGTAATTTGTTCATAAACTCTCACGTGAAACATTGTCCCAGAACTTGAAACAATTAATTGACGAGAGATCAAAGATTCCAAAATTCCATACGCCTCTTTGACGATAGAGCATACAATAATAAAAAACGTTTGCCACAAGGCATTTACATCAGTTGGGTGTTAAGTGCAGGCATTCCAAATCTTAccactttgaaaatctGACAGTCACAAACGTTTCGATTTTTTTCgttctattgttttctgACGCTTTAGTggtagtagtagtagtgcGTGGCTCCTCCTCCTCTCCTCCTTTCTACAATTACTACACAAAAGTGTATACTTTTTGATCGTTAAAAATCGGGATAgataataataaatttggaattagaaggaaagagaaaaagaataattTAGTTGCACAAGCTGATTAGAAAAAGTTAttttaatgaaaaatgCCTTGCCCACAAGTATGTTTAGCAACgcaaaaaagaaaagtataTTTACTTTGAAAGGAGACAGAGAGAGACAAGGTGATTTTATCTCTTTTTGGAGTTAAGGATCGGTAACCATTGccttgaaaaaaaaaacaacagACAATTCCGTATTACAAAAAGCGCAAATTATCGCAATTCTGGTCTCTCGTAGCGCCAATATCAACTAAAATTGCTTAGTAGTTGAAGACTCTTTTCTCTAGGGTTTATAGTTGACTCTTTCAATACAGACAAAGACAATATTCTCCcttcttgttttcttttcttcctttcAATACCAATTTTGGTGTTCGGCGTCTATTCGATGAGCTTTCTTTTCTGACTCGTGCtcctttttttcttctttaatatttttgttgttttccTCTATTTTTTCTTAGTCTTCTTATTCTGTCTGTCCTTCTATTCATAGACagtcttttttttttttaactCTAAGCGCTGGGTGATTCGTTTTCTTCTTATTTTAGCTGAAGCTACCAGTTAGAATCATGTAGTCTGTGTAACACAAAAAAGTAACcattatttttcttttatttatAGATAACAACACAAATCTAAAAAAGTTTATAAATCTTCTCCGATTAATACGCTAACCTCCGAAAGCAAATTGCAAAGATGTAGCCTTGATCTAAAGGGGGAAAAAGCTTTTTTATACTCAGTTTTGGCTGAAACTATGGAAGGCGCTTTCCACTCAATTGAGCTAGatttcttccaattgtgTGCCCCAACTACATTGCCTTCTTGTCACCTCATCGGAATTTATAGACGAGTTTTTCGAAAGTGGAGAAACAAATCTATGTTCTCTTAATTTTAGATAAACTTTTTTAACTTAAACtgtgttttccaaaatattACCAAGGACAAAACGAATCCGTCTTTCAAACATCAAgtccaaatttttttttttttccagTTAAGACCTAAAATGTCTTGACATTCTAATCCGTTTACCGATAGCggaaattgtcaattggAGAGGTTAAGGAGGTCTGCGGGAATGGAGCAAACGTTTGCCACTATAATTTGGTAGAAACTTCTAATACTTTCGATCTCTCAAATTAAGAATTCTACACCGGTGGGTGGTATCATGAATAGAATTAAATTACTTATCTCTGCCTTACGTGTAACAGCCAATACTCTGTCTCCTCTCTCCtttttttctaattttGCTCTGGCTTAGTATTTTGCTGCATGTAATCTGCATTAGtgtaattgaaaaaatttaaagtcCTTTGTATTTGAGTTATTGTTCACAGACAGTCAATTTTGATCCTCAGTTAgcttttgtatatttttcACAATGCACTACTGATTGCATGTTATGAGAGAGAGAGATATAGCGACATAACTGTGGCCTGTTTTTAGATATAGTTCTGAAAGTGAAGCGCCTCCACCATTTATCAGGTgaagaatttcaaattgcGTAGATAAATTTCACTTCTATTTGAACTTTTTTATTCACACCCTTGATGCATTTTATGAATGAAACACAATTGCAATGAGCAGTACCACTTGTACATTTACAGCTACAGCTATGTGTTGTTCCGGTTGAGCCTGGCAGCAACGGCACAATTATAAATGTCTTTGTCTTGTTGTAAGTTTGCGCAACATATAAAAATGTTATAATTATACCAGTTGTTACGTAATCTGCTTAAAGCTTTTGAGTCTAACTCcattgaaaagagaaaggGGGGGAAGCTTATTGTTATGTATAGTAAATAAGACAACGCTTCATTGGGTATATTAAACCAATTCTATTATACCAGAGTCTCTGCTACCACCTTTACTACAGGTGCCGACCTCATCAACTCAGCTGATGCTTGCATCGGAATTATTTGATATAATTTGTGCGTAGTGGTCTCTTATCTCCTTTGCATAACGAGAAAACTCAAAATTTTGGTGAGATGAGGTAAACACTCAACTCCACAAAACGCAAGAAGTCGGATGATTTACTACTTTTATATTACTCGTAACTAAAAAACATATAAATAGAAAACTAACCACAACAGTCAGTTATGCAATGGTTAGTGGCTTTGTCTTGTTTAACAGGTGAATTGTAATCAAGCGAAGACTAAAATTTGCTATTTACCACTCCTCATTGGGTTTTACTACTAATGTATTGTCTAGTACGTAGCTCcacttttttttataaatCAGCTGTCATATAAGCTCATAACCAATAAGCTGTTTTTTACAACTTGTCACAACGATGTTGGTATAATGCAATCGGTGTCATTTTTTCAAACGGTTTTTCACCCCTTTCGCTAAACTATCCGAGGATACGCTACAACCAAAAACACCGCCCCCAACTCATcacaaatcaacaataagTACAATTAAATTGGGTCATGTATTTACAAGTCTTAAGTTGATTACAATCTTTTGTAcctcaattgattcaattgaaccaCAATGTAGAGAGATGCCGTCGCCGTTATTTTGTCAACTGACTTAGTACTCCATTTTTCAACGTCTTTGTCTGTCAGCGCAAACttgcaacaaaacaaaaaccatcaacgaaaaaaaaaaagacaCCAACAAACGAGCTTGTGATTTGTGGACCgttgaaaattttacaCAACACAAATTACTACGGGTACTTTTTTCCCATCTCATCTCATCTCATCTCAGGAAAAAAGTGTCACGCAGTTGAAGTGACCTATCaccaacaagaagaagatggaTACTGAAACGGTGGATGAGTTGATCCAACGCCacaaaaaggaaaacaaGGATCTCATCGCGACAATTACAGGGTTGAAGAAGCAAGCAACGAAAAAGACAAGAAAGTCAGTCTTGAGTAAATGTCAGGAACTTGAggacaatttgaagaagaagcatGCTAAGGAATTGGCGCTGTTAGAAAACCCTGACGAACAAACAGGCGcacaagaagaattgacACCAGAACAATTGCTAGCGCAACTCTCAGTAGAAAAGGAAGTGGAAGCTCCCGCTGAAGAGTCTACTAACGAAATGCTGTCTCAAAGTCAATCTCAACCAGGGCCAAAGAGGCGAAATCgtcaaaaagaaagattaGCTAAACGTAAAGCTGAAATTGAACGAATGCAAACTGAAGCAAGAGAGGAAACAGCCAACTCAATCGATTATAGACAGATGGAGGTAGACTCAATGAACCAACTACTTGCTATTAACGACTTGAAATTGTACGAAATCAAACCTGATGGCCATTGTCTTTTCGCATCGATTCAAGACCAATTGCAGCAACGTCACCATATCGACAAAACCATACAAGAGTTGCGTGATCTTTCAGCTGAATATATACTATCACACAGAGATGACTTTGTACCGTTCTTATTTGATGAACAGACGTGTGAAATTCgagatgttgatgattattGCCGTGAGTTGACATCGACCGCAATGTGGGGATCCGATATGGAGATCCTTGCGTTGGCCAAGGTGTTTAATTGTTGTATTGCTATTCATATGGCTGGAGCAGCGACGTTGAAGATCAATGAAGAGGCAAAtgcaaatgttgaaacTAATGAGGATGATGTTTATGGCAAGCAGCAGCCAGAGTTGCAATTGGGATACTATAAGCATTCTTATGGATTGGGGGAACATTACAACTCATTGAGAGATGCGTAATAGGGACCCGATTGGTTAGGTCAGCCTGAGGTGTGGTTGTTGTTAGGTGCTGTTGAATATATAAAATTAGTATTTTTACCAGGGTAGAACTCAGTTCAGATACTACTTGCTACCTCTATACTCCAACAGAATTGCTCCTATATCGAATTGAATCACGAAGAACCACTTTGCTCCCCATTGATATGTATGACCTTGCCTTAATAAGTTCACCTATTTCGGTTATGTAATTATTATAATTGCTTATATAATTAAGCCTTCGCGCATTAGTACTGTAGATCTCTTAAATTGTGGCTTGGGTGCAGAATGTCGACTCTTATAATTCACTCTGCATATAATATATTGTTTAACCGTGTTGCTTTTTGTGTTTTAAGCACGTGATGTCATACTAACTTTCCCAACACAAAAAGCAATCCCAtgaaaatcttcaacaaaccaaCTTTTCAAGGCAAAACAAATAACCTAGAGACTTCCACACACGCTCTCTCTCAaacacaaaagaagaacaagTGGGACATAAAACGTTAATCTGCAATTTCGGTCAAGCCATGTTTTTAAGGTTTTTCCATTACATTGCTATTGACAACACAAAAAATTATAACTGCCAAATGAGCCCAATATGAGCGTACACGGCCGGCTTAATTACTCAGTTGGTGAAATGACATTAGTCATTGTGGGGTTTGACCGAATTGAAAGCCTCAGAGTGCTTCTCCCTTTTGACTAAGAAAATTAATGGTTTTAAATGTAGAGAATCTAAGATctaaaatttcttttgtcgattttttaaatttttgtcTTGggtttgaaaaaaatttggacTACCTCAGTGGAAGGGGGggagaaggagaaaagCTTACGAATTCTACCTCCCAAAATCTCAGGATATTGTTAAGGATTGACTTATTGGTATCTTTGAAATCTAATTTCATATCGGCTGTTGTTCTACAAAGTATACTTTCTACTCTAGCCTAGAAAACACTATTGCTAGTCCTTTTTCTTAATAGTGTATATGTTTTTCTGTCTGATTACACAAATTAAAGTCTCATGCAGAAGTAAATACACAAAAGTTTTAAAAATAATTCCATGTCTGATGACTCAAAGGCTGACTTTGTCTCTCCAGACTCCTTTTTTCTATTCATCCATTGTGGATAATTACTAAACCGGGATAAATGTactgaaattttcaaataaaagcgttcaatatcttcttctttcaatttgtgcTACTGATCTATTTTGGACACAAGAATGAAGAAGCTAGTGCAATTAAGAGCTACGACAGTTTTGCTTGTCCCGTTCTCGAAATCCGTAACAGAGATTGAAGTCCGTAAAGTAGATCGCTTCGGTACGAAATGTCGTgtttttttccttcttccGGGCCACTGAGTATATCCATTCGGAGATTCTTGGAGTTAGGTACCACTGAGAAAGCATGTATCCCTGTAAGATAAATAATCTTAGCCGTATGTTCTATCCATTACCATCTTGCGGATGTGTTGCATTCCATAGCCTCATTGTTGGAGTTAATTTTTAGTTGTGAGGACCAGATAACTTTTTATGGAAAAACCAATGAAGCTATCTTCTTTTATGTCTGATTTTATCAAGCATTGTATGAACACTGATTGTTTCATTGTTAATAAGGCTTCGCGATAATTCCGGTCGAAGTGGCCCCAATTTATCTTGATTGGGATACATTACAATCATTATAAATCATTGTCTTGTAAAAAAGGCacaacaattacaattCATTGTAGCCAAGATTTTAGCAACAATGGAATTTGGCCTACCTAGACGACGACTGTTATATTTTGGTGTATTCAATCATACGTTTTTTAACTTGCAACTGGTAAAGCCTCGTTGTTCTAATAACTTTAGTGATTCATAACAATGCGAACTAGGTTTTTCACAAAATTGTCCTGCAGATACGACACTTAGTAAGTACATCCTTGTTGGTTGGTATCGTCAGGGAATAATAGCTAAACTCTTATTGCAATGGGGGCTTGGGGTGATTTAAAAAGTTTAAGGTACCAAGTTAATAATGACGGATTAAATTTCGGACAACTGTGGAGAAACCACAATTTTAGACGatgaaattgcaaatgaaCGGTTGGTGCTGTAACAGTCTTACAGTTTCAACCAAACGTTTCATACTACAACAGAATAACGCctattttgttcaaatgcACTGTCATTGTATTTACAACTACTTGAGTGCAGTTAGTTGAAGTAACTAGTGCTTTATAGAGACGACACTTGGAAGCGAAAAGTGCCTTTAAAATGATTAATCCCTTTGCTTTTAAAGCATCCAATAAAGAGGATAATGTaaattcttgaatcaattttgaattacGTGGGGCTCCCCTTTTTTTGAGCCAGATTCTGGGTTCCCTATTACGACTTATTATTCTACCATGATTATTTATCAGAACTTATGTGCAAAAAAACAACGTCAAATTGTTCCGTTTCGATTTGAAAGCATTCTGTCTGATCAGCGAGAGATCAACAAGTGCACGTGCATTAGATCGTCCATTCCCGTCCCAAACGCTTTGTATAAAAAGTACAATTGCTCTTTACGCCAAATATATTGGCATTTACAATACCTACAGGAAAGCAGAATGAGAAGTGTCATGTAGagtcattttcaattattCCTGTTGCAAAGTTTCGGAATGTCACCATTCTCCAATACTATTACCGGCGAGTGTCTACTCCATGCACTTATCTGCGACTCTTGCTTTGGATCTATCGTCTATTTAAATAAGTCTTTCTACTCTTTTATATCAATCTTCAGTAGGTGCCAAATATAGGCGCTTGGaattaaatttcttttttttgtcgCACTAAAAGTCGCAACTTagtaaacaaaattaatCTCATCTCTATAGGACAGATTCTACAACACACA
The Candida orthopsilosis Co 90-125, chromosome 5 draft sequence genome window above contains:
- a CDS encoding Otu2 protein (S. cerevisiae homolog OTU2 localizes to) — its product is MDTETVDELIQRHKKENKDLIATITGLKKQATKKTRKSVLSKCQELEDNLKKKHAKELASLENPDEQTGAQEELTPEQLLAQLSVEKEVEAPAEESTNEMSSQSQSQPGPKRRNRQKERLAKRKAEIERMQTEAREETANSIDYRQMEVDSMNQLLAINDLKLYEIKPDGHCLFASIQDQLQQRHHIDKTIQELRDLSAEYILSHRDDFVPFLFDEQTCEIRDVDDYCRELTSTAMWGSDMEILALAKVFNCCIAIHMAGAATLKINEEANANVETNEDDVYGKQQPELQLGYYKHSYGLGEHYNSLRDA